A window of Leptolyngbya sp. FACHB-261 genomic DNA:
TAGATTATGGTCATTCAGCGGTCGCTACCGCATTCTGCATTTGACATGGTTTGCGTTTTTTCTAACCTTTGTGGTGTGGTTTAATTTCGCACCATTTTCAACAGCCGTGAAGGCAGACTTAGGTTTAAACGAAGCTCAATTAAGAACTTTAGCCATCTGCAACGTTGCCCTCACTGTTCCAGCGCGAATTATTGTCGGCATGGTTCTAGACCGATACGGCCCTCGCATTACCTACTCCTGCCTACTGGTATTCGCGGCGCTGCCCTGTCTCGCCTTTGCCGCTGCTCAAACCTTTGAACAATTGGTCTACAGCCGCTTGGCTCTCAGCATTGTCGGCTGCGGCTTTGTAATCGGCATTCGCATGGTGGCCGAATGGTTTCCATCCCGTGAAATCGGTCTAGCTGAAGGAATTTATGGCGGCTGGGGCAATTTTGGTTCCGCCGGAGCAGCCTTTACCCTACCGGCAATTGCTGCTGCAACGGCCTTTCTAGCCGCAGGGGAAATGAATTGGCGTTTTGCCATTGCCCTCACAGGCATTGTTACAGCCCTATACGGCGTGTTTTATTTCTTCAATGTTCAAGACACCCCACCAGGCAAAGTCTATGAACGTCCGCCTAGCAGTGCAGGGATGGAAGTGACTAGCCGCAACGACTTCTGGTTCATGTTATTGATGAATATTCCTTTAGTCGGCATTCTCGGAGTCATTGCTTGGCGTTTAACCAAGGTGAATTTTATTACCTCTAGCCAAATGTATATTATTTGGCTACTGCTAGCTGGTCTATATGTCTTTCAGGCTTACAACGCCTGGAAAGCGAATCGAGCTTTGATGACCGGTCAAAAGCGTTATTCCGGTGAAGATCGCTACAGATTTTCGCAAGTTGCCCTGTGCGAACTAGCTTACGTTGGCTGCTTTGGTTCGGAACTGGCAGTAGTTTCGATGCTCCCAACTTTCTTTCAAAACACCTTCGGTCTAACCGCCGCTTTAGCTGGAACGATTGCAGGCACTTATGCCTTTATGAATTTAATTGCCCGTCCGGGTGGCGGCTTCCTTTCTGATGTCATTGGTAGTCGCAAATGGACTTTGGCGGCTACCTTAGCTGGGACTGGTATTGGCTATCTAATTTTCAGCACCGCCGGGGCCAGTTGGTGGTTGCCTTTAGTAGTGGTGACAACGATGGGCGCTTCTTTCTTTGTAATGGCGGCAGAGGGAGCAACCTTCGGCATCGTGCCCTTAATTAAGCGACGCGTAACTGGACAAATTGCTGGCAATGTCGGTGCCTATGGCAATGTCGGTGCTGTCGCTTACCTCACCATCTACAGCCTGCTACCCGAAGGGGCCGCTGGCGACCGGATTTTCTTTCAGGTCATGGGGGTTACAGCAGTCATTGTGGCTTTCCTCTGCGCCTTTTTACTGAAGGAACCCACAGGCTCCCATAGCGAAGAAGTCCTAGAGCCAGCAGTGCAAAAAGCTCCTGTCTTAGAGCGCAGACGCGACTAAGCAGCAGTTCGGCCCAGAGCAGCCTTCCTCTGGGCTGGGTTCTCTTTTCAGAACTCTGCTCTGAACTCTACCCATCTATTTAGTTTCATGACTCTACCTTCTCAGTTGCCAACTCATTCAGTTGAGGCCGAGAGTTCTAACTCCTTGCCAGAATCCCCCGAGCAGAAGTTAGAAATTAGCTACCAACAGATGATTTTCTGGTCAGCGATTGTTGGGCTGATCGGCGGCCTGGTTGCAACCGCCTATTATTATTTGTTGGAAGCCAGTAACCATTTGGTTTGGCACACCCTGCCCGAGGTGTTGGCGCCACTGTTGCCAGCTAGCTTCTCAACTTGGCAATATCTCCTGTTCGCGACCACAACTGGCGGCTTACTGGTTGGCTTGACCTTGCATTGGATGGGTGCTCCCGGTGAGATGGCCAGAGTTGTCAATGATGTTCACGATCCTGGCCGGATCGACATTCGCCAAACGCCATCGATGATTGTGGCTTCCCTGTTCTCGATTACCGCCGGGGGCAGTGCCGGGCCCGAAGCACCCCTGGTTCAGGTCAATGCCAGCTTTGGTAGTTGGCTAGGCATGCGCTTAAAGCTGAGCAGCGATGCTATCCG
This region includes:
- a CDS encoding NarK family nitrate/nitrite MFS transporter, whose protein sequence is MARLWSFSGRYRILHLTWFAFFLTFVVWFNFAPFSTAVKADLGLNEAQLRTLAICNVALTVPARIIVGMVLDRYGPRITYSCLLVFAALPCLAFAAAQTFEQLVYSRLALSIVGCGFVIGIRMVAEWFPSREIGLAEGIYGGWGNFGSAGAAFTLPAIAAATAFLAAGEMNWRFAIALTGIVTALYGVFYFFNVQDTPPGKVYERPPSSAGMEVTSRNDFWFMLLMNIPLVGILGVIAWRLTKVNFITSSQMYIIWLLLAGLYVFQAYNAWKANRALMTGQKRYSGEDRYRFSQVALCELAYVGCFGSELAVVSMLPTFFQNTFGLTAALAGTIAGTYAFMNLIARPGGGFLSDVIGSRKWTLAATLAGTGIGYLIFSTAGASWWLPLVVVTTMGASFFVMAAEGATFGIVPLIKRRVTGQIAGNVGAYGNVGAVAYLTIYSLLPEGAAGDRIFFQVMGVTAVIVAFLCAFLLKEPTGSHSEEVLEPAVQKAPVLERRRD